From Hydra vulgaris chromosome 15, alternate assembly HydraT2T_AEP, one genomic window encodes:
- the LOC136091699 gene encoding uncharacterized protein LOC136091699, whose protein sequence is MVHDLIFKKFPNNFRQRQYTKCHSLKVKRLPQVSVSNNNRKLKPVVTESVANQEQLLNDVENELKKKKPSQPTLSILNRQLFNNETFSVIPKRIGFAPTLMLEEAIRFYADFKDATVKIQAMLFWISPESGNHTDNLLKLQQKLISKKTCDKLFMKVDCESIGEYIRVPSSYGPQVIFNHKEYGIRSRHGLEMDTQPLVSTSEMVVILVIVYYLLDLSYPSCFGQLLGFFQEICGF, encoded by the exons ATGG ttCAT GatctcatttttaaaaagtttccaaaCAATTTTCGACAACGACAGTATACCAAGTGTCACAGCTTAAAGGTGAAAAGACTTCCACAGGTTTCTGTTTCAAATAACAATAGGAAACTTAAACCTGTTGTGACTGAATCGGTAGCTAATCAAGAACAGCTATTAAACGATGTTGaa aatgaattaaaaaaaaaaaaaccttcacAGCCAACCTTGTCCATTTTAAATAGACAACTATTTAATAATGAGACATTCAGTGTGATACCAAAGAGAATTGGTTTTGCTCCTACACTAATGCTGGAGGAAGCAATTCGTTTTTATGCTGATTTCAAGGATGCTACAGTCAAGATACAAGCAATGTTGTTTTGGATTTCTCCAGAGTCTGGTAACCACACTGATAATTTGTTAAAGCTCCAGCAGAAACTTATTTCCAAGAAGACATGTGATAAATTGTTTATGAAAGTGGAT tgtgAGTCTATTGGAGAATACATTAGAGTGCCAAGTTCTTATGGTCCTCAAGTGATTTTTAATCACAAGGAGTATGGCATAAGGAGTCGACACGGTCTTGAGATGGACACTCAGCCATTAGTCAGCACCAGTGAGATGGTGGTGATTTTAGTTATTGTGTATTATTTATTGGACTTATCATATCCATCTTGTTTTGGGCAGTTGCTTGGTTTTTTTCAAGAGATATGTggattttaa
- the LOC136091439 gene encoding uncharacterized protein LOC136091439, with amino-acid sequence MISHLKLHGHGGSVVCNNCFTKFKSVRGFQLHYKNCFIPITMIEDVEEIDDTVEEIDIEIPTENRKLGALALHLRGKYRCSENVVNIIFSNLKDILTDNTPKEELSTICQQLSAEYLRKQYFKNAFNVPKVESISENGLQGSYISFKEILKFILISPEYDKCLENSSEILISLFSDDLGITNPIGKSRGNHKLWVLYFQLLNVADYSLSKTFSIFPLSITGSKSIKNKIFMKSLLLDLVQSLNELSLFDSSTLTDTKGKRFTVKLKNFIGDSLACNAIAGFKEGFNRKVLRCCRVCNSTRSDMLTHNRHSQCIVRDIEEHKIRVQELDNPLLPPKQRQKWSKLYGVHSASILSEIRNFDVTKQVLFDPMHDLLEGVIPLQIELYLNNAVFQGLFTLDSLNDFVKCFQYPLDSEKPPVIVDLVIKGKFGSAPVLSLCRVLPIFLRTTVVDLHFSCLIKLLHILQLCLSPITTDAYLFCSEEKIAAYHTLFMEIQKNLYLSFIFSYIIHINPDNLVLYDITCAWDLRENTK; translated from the coding sequence ATGATATCTCATCTTAAATTACATGGTCATGGAGGTTCAGTAGTATGcaataattgttttactaaatttaaaagtgttagAGGTTTTCAACTtcattataaaaactgtttcatTCCAATTACTATGATTGAAGATGTTGAAGAAATTGATGACACAGTTGAAGAAATTGACATTGAGATTCCAACAGAGAATAGAAAGCTTGGTGCATTAGCTCTACACCTGAGAGGAAAATATAGATGTTCTGAAAATGtagtcaatattattttttcaaatttaaaagatattttaactgATAACACACCAAAAGAAGAGCTATCTACAATTTGCCAGCAATTATCAGCAGAATATTTAAGAAAGCAGTACTTTAAAAATGCTTTCAATGTACCAAAAGTTGAATCTATTTCTGAAAATGGCTTACAGGGATCctatatttcatttaaagaaatacttaagtttattttgATATCCCCTGAATATGATAAGTGTTTAGAAAATTCTTCTGAAATATTGATTTCATTGTTTTCAGATGATTTAGGTATTACCAATCCAATAGGTAAATCGAGAGGAAACCATAAGTTGTGGGTTTTGTATTTTCAGTTGTTAAATGTAGCTGATTATAGCCTcagtaaaactttttcaatatttccCTTATCAATAACTGGttctaaatcaattaaaaataaaatcttcatgAAATCACTTCTACTTGATTTAGTTCAATCTCTAAATGAGCTATCTTTATTTGATTCCTCAACTCTAACCGATACTAAAGGTAAGCGATTCACAGTTAAATTGAAGAACTTCATTGGTGATTCGTTAGCATGTAATGCAATTGCTGGTTTTAAGGAAGGCTTTAACAGGAAGGTTCTTAGGTGTTGTCGAGTTTGTAATTCTACTCGTTCAGATATGCTTACTCACAATAGACATTCTCAGTGTATTGTTCGTGATATAGAAGAACATAAGATAAGAGTCCAAGAACTTGATAATCCACTTCTACCTCCCAAACAACGTCAAAAATGGTCAAAATTGTATGGTGTTCATTCTGCAAGCATTTTATCAGAAATTAGAAATTTTGATGTCACAAAACAAGTGCTTTTTGATCCCATGCATGATTTGTTAGAAGGTGTAATACCTTTACAGATAGAACTTTACTTAAATAACGCTGTTTTTCAAGGTTTATTTACACTAGATAGCTTAAATGACTTTGTAAAGTGCTTTCAGTATCCACTGGACAGTGAAAAACCACCTGTAATAGTCGATTTAGTTATTAAGGGCAAATTTGGAAGTGCTCCGGTGCTATCTCTTTGCCGTGTTTTGCCTATTTTTTTGAGAACCACTGTGGTTGATCTTCATTTTTCATGCCTAATTAAACTTCTTCATATACTTCAATTATGTCTTTCTCCAATTACAACTGATGCTTATTTATTTTGCTCAGAGGAAAAAATAGCTGCTTATCATACACTTTTTATGGAAATCCAGAAAAATTTATACCTAAGCTTCATTTTCTCATACATCATCCACATCAATCCAGACAATTTGGTCCTCTACGATATCACATGTGCATGGGATTTGAGAGAAAACaccaagtaa